A genomic segment from Bradyrhizobium sp. ISRA430 encodes:
- the mtnK gene encoding S-methyl-5-thioribose kinase yields the protein MTEQRAGGYRILHEAALRDYLAGLPDLAAALGGQPASWSILEVGDGNLNLVFIVKGTRGGIAVKQALPYVRLVGESWPLPLSRAHYEYLALSRQAQLAPGLVPALLHHNEALALTVMELLEPHIIMRKGLVVATQYLRFASDITTFMARTLFFSSDLALPAADKKEGIAAFAGNHALCKITEDLIFTDPYRVAEQNRWTTPYLDSTAASLREDMDLHVAISRLKLKFMASPEALIHGDLHTGSIMVTDRETRVIDPEFAFYGPMGFDVGAVLANLLMAYFASAGHERTPGERRAFEGWILETVEQVWSEFARKFLDLWRTEAAGDAYPASLFAGERGAACLEIERQAYMQRLFADTVGFAAAKTIRRIFGLAHNIDFELIEDPRKRAISEARAVRLARAMMVETGSFPTIADITGAARKLRDWQPEFANG from the coding sequence ATGACCGAGCAGCGGGCAGGGGGCTATCGGATTCTGCATGAGGCGGCCTTGCGGGATTATCTCGCAGGCCTGCCGGACCTGGCCGCGGCCCTCGGCGGCCAGCCGGCTTCCTGGTCGATTCTTGAGGTCGGCGACGGCAATCTTAACCTCGTCTTCATCGTGAAGGGCACGCGCGGCGGCATCGCCGTGAAGCAGGCGCTGCCTTACGTCCGCCTCGTCGGCGAGAGCTGGCCGCTGCCGCTGTCGCGGGCCCATTACGAATATCTGGCGCTGTCGCGGCAGGCCCAGCTCGCACCAGGCCTCGTGCCGGCATTGCTGCATCACAACGAGGCGCTGGCGCTGACGGTGATGGAGCTGTTGGAGCCCCACATCATCATGCGCAAGGGGCTGGTCGTGGCAACGCAATATCTACGCTTCGCCAGTGACATCACCACCTTCATGGCGCGGACGCTGTTCTTCAGCTCCGACCTCGCGCTCCCGGCCGCGGACAAGAAGGAGGGCATCGCCGCCTTCGCCGGCAATCACGCGCTGTGCAAGATCACTGAGGACTTGATCTTCACCGATCCCTATCGCGTCGCCGAGCAGAACCGCTGGACCACGCCTTACCTTGATTCCACGGCGGCGAGCCTGCGCGAGGACATGGACCTGCATGTCGCGATCTCGCGGCTGAAGCTGAAGTTCATGGCGAGCCCGGAGGCGCTGATCCATGGCGACCTCCACACCGGCTCGATCATGGTGACGGACCGCGAGACGCGGGTGATCGATCCCGAATTCGCGTTCTACGGTCCGATGGGGTTCGACGTCGGCGCCGTGCTCGCCAATCTGCTGATGGCCTATTTCGCTTCCGCCGGCCACGAGCGTACGCCGGGTGAACGGCGCGCCTTCGAGGGCTGGATACTCGAGACGGTTGAGCAGGTCTGGAGTGAGTTCGCGCGCAAATTCCTCGACCTGTGGCGGACCGAGGCCGCTGGCGATGCCTATCCCGCTTCGCTCTTTGCCGGCGAAAGGGGCGCCGCGTGCCTGGAGATCGAGCGGCAAGCCTACATGCAGCGTCTTTTCGCCGACACGGTCGGCTTTGCCGCCGCAAAGACCATCCGCCGCATCTTCGGCCTCGCCCATAACATCGATTTCGAGCTGATCGAGGATCCACGCAAGCGGGCGATCAGCGAAGCCCGAGCCGTGCGCCTCGCGCGGGCGATGATGGTGGAAACAGGATCATTTCCGACGATCGCGGACATCACCGGCGCAGCGCGAAAACTGCGCGACTGGCAGCCGGAATTCGCGAACGGCTAG
- the mce gene encoding methylmalonyl-CoA epimerase, translated as MLGRLNHVAIATKDAAKAAKIYGAAFGARISEAVALPEHGVTTVFVTLPNTKIEFIEPYGEASPIAKFLERNADGGIHHVCYEVVDIIASRDLLVKEGARVLGDGVPKIGAHGKPVLFLHPKDFSGALVEIEQA; from the coding sequence ATGCTGGGCCGGCTCAACCATGTCGCGATCGCGACCAAGGATGCCGCCAAGGCGGCCAAGATCTACGGCGCGGCGTTCGGAGCGCGGATCTCGGAGGCCGTCGCCTTGCCCGAGCATGGCGTGACCACCGTTTTCGTGACGTTGCCCAACACCAAGATCGAGTTTATCGAGCCCTATGGCGAGGCTTCGCCGATCGCAAAGTTCCTCGAGCGCAATGCCGACGGCGGCATCCACCACGTCTGCTACGAGGTCGTCGACATCATTGCCTCGCGCGATTTGCTGGTGAAGGAGGGCGCGCGGGTACTCGGCGACGGCGTGCCGAAAATCGGCGCCCACGGCAAGCCGGTGCTATTCCTGCACCCGAAGGATTTTTCCGGGGCGCTCGTCGAGATCGAGCAGGCATAA
- a CDS encoding ribonuclease J, which yields MARPDELVFAPLGGVGEIGMNLSIYGLGNRHQRAWLAIDLGVSFGDEEHLPGIDLIMPDVSFLEKERKNLMGLVLTHAHEDHFGAIIDLWPKLQCPIYATQFSAALFEAKCAAERNPPKIPVTVVPSGGRVDIGPFNVEFIPVAHSIPESHALAIHTEAGTVLHTGDWKIDPTPIIGRPTDERRLRELGEEGVLALIGDSTNAVRDGRSPSEAEVAKTIIELVKAAKGRVAVTTFASNVARIKAVADAAKAADREVVVVGRAMDRVVQVARETGYLDGVQNFRSPEVYGHLPQDKVLALCTGSQGEPRAALARIANDDHPEITLNRGDSVIFSSRTIPGNEKAVGSIVNNLVLQGVEIITDRDHLVHVSGHPRRDELRDLIAWTKPKLLVPVHGEALHLHEHAKLARAAGVPRVLVCRNGDLVKLGPGDPGIVGEVPAGRLYKDGTILEDSKSRAVVERRRMAFSGCAFVAIAMTEQGELADDPEVDLVGIPEKNKAGELFDDLVFDAVVSTIEGLPKSRRRDPDALAESVRRAVRAVINEHWGKKPPCLVHVLTV from the coding sequence ATGGCGAGGCCCGACGAACTCGTATTTGCGCCGCTCGGCGGCGTCGGCGAGATCGGCATGAACCTGTCGATCTACGGGCTTGGCAACCGCCACCAGCGTGCCTGGCTCGCGATCGATCTCGGCGTGTCCTTCGGCGACGAGGAGCACCTGCCGGGCATCGACCTGATCATGCCTGACGTCAGCTTCCTGGAGAAGGAGCGCAAGAACCTGATGGGCCTGGTCCTGACCCATGCCCATGAGGACCATTTCGGCGCGATCATCGATCTCTGGCCGAAGCTGCAATGCCCGATCTACGCGACGCAGTTCAGCGCGGCGCTGTTCGAGGCCAAATGCGCGGCCGAGCGCAATCCGCCCAAAATCCCGGTGACCGTGGTGCCGTCCGGCGGCCGCGTCGACATCGGCCCATTCAACGTCGAGTTCATCCCAGTCGCGCACTCGATCCCGGAATCGCACGCGCTGGCGATCCACACCGAAGCCGGCACGGTGCTGCACACCGGCGACTGGAAGATCGACCCGACCCCGATCATCGGTCGCCCCACGGACGAGCGGCGGCTGCGCGAGCTGGGCGAAGAGGGGGTGCTTGCCCTGATCGGCGATTCCACCAATGCGGTGCGCGACGGCCGCTCGCCCTCGGAAGCCGAGGTCGCCAAGACCATCATCGAGCTGGTCAAGGCCGCCAAGGGCCGCGTCGCCGTGACGACGTTCGCCTCCAACGTCGCGCGCATCAAGGCCGTGGCCGATGCGGCGAAGGCCGCCGACCGCGAGGTCGTCGTGGTCGGCCGCGCCATGGACCGTGTGGTGCAGGTCGCGCGCGAGACCGGCTATCTCGACGGCGTGCAGAATTTCCGCTCGCCGGAGGTCTACGGCCATCTCCCGCAGGACAAGGTGCTGGCGCTGTGCACCGGCAGCCAGGGCGAACCCCGCGCGGCGCTGGCGCGTATCGCCAATGACGACCACCCCGAGATCACGCTCAACCGCGGCGACAGCGTGATCTTCTCCTCGCGCACCATTCCCGGCAACGAGAAGGCGGTCGGCTCGATCGTCAACAACCTGGTCCTGCAGGGCGTCGAAATCATCACCGATCGCGACCATCTGGTTCACGTCTCCGGCCATCCCCGTCGCGACGAGTTGCGTGACCTGATCGCCTGGACCAAGCCGAAGCTCCTGGTCCCCGTCCATGGCGAGGCCCTGCATCTGCACGAGCACGCCAAGCTCGCCCGCGCCGCCGGCGTGCCCCGCGTGCTGGTCTGCCGCAACGGCGATCTGGTGAAGCTCGGTCCCGGCGACCCCGGCATCGTCGGCGAGGTGCCGGCGGGGCGGCTCTACAAGGATGGGACGATCCTGGAGGACTCCAAGTCGCGTGCGGTGGTCGAGCGGCGCCGGATGGCGTTTTCCGGTTGCGCCTTCGTCGCCATCGCCATGACCGAGCAGGGCGAGCTTGCCGACGACCCCGAGGTTGATCTCGTCGGCATCCCCGAGAAGAATAAAGCGGGCGAGCTCTTCGACGACCTCGTCTTCGACGCCGTCGTGTCGACAATCGAAGGCCTGCCCAAGTCGCGCCGCCGCGATCCCGATGCTCTGGCTGAGTCGGTGCGGCGCGCGGTGCGGGCGGTGATCAACGAACACTGGGGCAAAAAGCCCCCCTGTCTGGTACATGTGCTGACAGTCTAA
- a CDS encoding DUF1467 family protein, translated as MAYQISTALAIYFVIWWIALFLTLPFGVRSQHEDGGGAPGTDPGAPILARMGRKLIWTTIISAVVFAIGMAAYHAGYLSIERLSKLMGTPF; from the coding sequence ATGGCCTACCAGATATCAACCGCGCTCGCGATCTACTTTGTCATCTGGTGGATCGCGCTGTTCTTGACGCTGCCCTTCGGCGTGCGCAGCCAGCATGAGGACGGCGGTGGCGCTCCCGGCACCGATCCCGGGGCGCCGATCCTGGCGCGGATGGGGCGCAAGCTGATCTGGACCACGATCATCTCCGCCGTTGTATTCGCGATCGGCATGGCCGCCTACCACGCCGGATATTTGTCGATCGAGCGATTGTCGAAATTGATGGGAACGCCGTTCTAG